In Zobellia roscoffensis, the following are encoded in one genomic region:
- a CDS encoding serine hydrolase domain-containing protein, with the protein MTKNKVKRILRIVFIMASIGSLYFVPWILVKAWVLPLPDTVQEQVDEAIGHGFDGMIVYVGEGEKPPAYYTGGWKNREDKIPADPKSLFKIASISKLYVAVAITKLVHDKRLSLDESLVDYFPELEGRIENAEKITLKLMVQHRSGIPNFTDNPEYWKDEQDNGKRALEFALDLPASFKPDEGYEYSNTNYLLLRQIITKVVGYSHEQYIKEEILMPLQLSNTFFSLSEVNIDDVMSGYYVGMEEDFKTNENGMLATAEDVGAFLRALNDGSVFDEGEQEIYSSIYVYEHGGLVPGYQSLAEYHEDIDTVVVQFINTTDFQGYEWNLSEITINRIVKILRNKKGK; encoded by the coding sequence ATGACAAAAAACAAAGTAAAACGAATACTCAGAATAGTATTCATTATGGCGAGCATCGGCTCTTTGTATTTTGTACCATGGATTTTGGTAAAAGCTTGGGTTTTACCTCTTCCGGATACCGTTCAGGAACAAGTAGATGAAGCCATTGGTCACGGTTTTGACGGGATGATCGTTTACGTGGGCGAAGGAGAAAAGCCACCGGCTTATTATACAGGTGGGTGGAAAAATAGGGAGGATAAAATACCTGCGGACCCCAAATCCTTGTTTAAAATTGCGAGTATTAGTAAGCTCTACGTAGCAGTGGCTATCACTAAACTGGTCCATGACAAGCGTCTGTCTTTAGATGAATCACTGGTTGACTATTTTCCAGAACTCGAAGGAAGAATTGAAAACGCAGAAAAAATCACCTTAAAATTAATGGTGCAACATCGGAGTGGTATTCCCAACTTCACCGATAATCCCGAATATTGGAAAGACGAACAAGATAACGGAAAACGAGCCCTAGAATTTGCCCTTGATCTACCGGCTAGCTTTAAACCAGACGAAGGTTATGAATATTCAAACACCAATTATTTATTGCTTAGGCAAATCATTACTAAAGTAGTAGGTTACAGTCATGAACAATATATAAAGGAGGAAATATTGATGCCCCTTCAACTAAGCAACACCTTCTTTTCGCTTAGTGAAGTGAATATAGATGATGTAATGAGTGGTTATTATGTGGGTATGGAAGAAGATTTTAAGACCAATGAAAACGGAATGTTAGCTACAGCAGAGGATGTGGGAGCCTTCTTAAGAGCATTAAATGATGGCTCTGTGTTTGATGAAGGGGAGCAAGAAATTTATTCTTCCATATACGTCTATGAACACGGTGGTTTGGTTCCCGGTTATCAGAGTCTTGCAGAATATCATGAGGACATAGATACCGTGGTGGTTCAATTTATTAATACAACAGATTTTCAAGGGTATGAGTGGAATCTATCTGAAATTACAATCAACCGTATTGTAAAAATATTGAGAAATAAAAAAGGCAAATAG